A stretch of the Lolium perenne isolate Kyuss_39 chromosome 3, Kyuss_2.0, whole genome shotgun sequence genome encodes the following:
- the LOC127341079 gene encoding uncharacterized protein — MWEATTKHARQCEAGDRVYAYTAGQTGGVGGATVYVNSICQLVKIELAGVECVPQHLNRAQKAYVHQLLLEAFEQRASLQEADMLPHASHSSNDLPLLQNAAPAVPPPLPATPLWFQGTPDIDFQIIDDLANQGNFAFKMFDE, encoded by the exons ATGTGGGAGGCCACGACGAAACACGCCAGGCAATGCGAGGCCGGCGACAGGGTGTACGCGTACACCGCAGGGCAGAccggcggcgtcggcggcgccACCGTGTACGTGAACTCCATCTGCCAGCTCGTCAAGATCGAGCTCGCCGGCGTCGAGTGCGTGCCGCAGCACCTCAACAGGGCGCAGAAGGCGTACGTGCACCAGCTGCTTCTTGAGGCGTTCGAGCAGCGCGCCAGCCTCCAGGAGGCCGACATGCTCCCCCACGCCAGCCACAGCAGCAACGACCTCCCACTCCTGCAGA ACGCAGCACCGGCCGTCCCGCCGCCGCTCCCCGCGACTCCGCTCTGGTTCCAGGGCACCCCTGACATCGACTTCCAGATCATCGACGACCTCGCCAACCAAGGCAACTTCGCCTTCAAGATGTTCGACGAATGA
- the LOC139838377 gene encoding uncharacterized protein, with amino-acid sequence MHVLADLTAWQVKADYRVISYSWHIGEFSQGASVHPPLWFSRRSPARQEADMLLHASHSSNDLPLLQNAAPAVPPPLPATPLWFQGTPDIDFQIMDDLASQGNFAF; translated from the exons ATGCATGTCCTGGCAGATTTAACAGCCTGGCAGGTGAAAGCCGATTACCGAGTCATCTCCTACAGCTGGCACATCGGCGAATTCAGCCAAGGAGCTTCGGTACATCCTCCTCTTTGGTTCTCGAGGCGTTCACCAGCGCGCCAGGAGGCCGACATGCTCCTCCACGCCAGCCACAGCAGCAACGACCTCCCACTGCTGCAGA ACGCAGCGCCGGCCGTCCCGCCGCCGCTTCCGGCGACGCCCCTCTGGTTCCAGGGCACCCCGGACATCGACTTCCAGATCATGGACGACCTGGCCAGCCAGGGCAACTTCGCCTTCTGA